The nucleotide sequence gtagccaatctgggtgaaccacgtacatcttgtgtttgctttcctatctctatccatttatatacttatccatactaatgaccggagcaatctagtgaagatcacaaaaagttgcaagagaacggagaattagatggagatctcaaccatagaatacaagctggatggatgaagtgtaagagtgcatccggcgtgttgtgtgaccgtcgtaggccactgaagctcaagggaaaattttataggacggcaataaggccaacgatgttgtatggcacagaatgttgggcggtgaagcatcaacacgtacacaaaatgggtgtagcggagatgaggatgcttcgtgggatgtatgggcacacgagaaaggataagattgggaatgaggataatCGAGgcaaagtaggagtagccgaaattgaaggaaagatgagagaaaatcggttccggtggtttggacatgtgtaaagaaggcctactgacgctccggttcgaaaatgtgactacgggacagaggttcagggccgaaggggtagaggaagacctaagaaaactttggaagagaccctaagaaaagacttgagtacttggatctaacggaggacatgacacaaaaccgagcgcaatggcgttctaggattcatatagccgaccccacttagtgggaaaaggctttgttgttgttgttgttgtatacaaGTTATAGAATTAGTTAGTTACCTATAATTTTTTGAATCAAACCCAGATATATTTGCTGCATTCGTCAAAGCATCCCTCCACTTGTGCACCTTGTCGATACTGTTCTGGAAACGTTGTTCAAGTAGATCAAGTGCATAACTCCCCCGTTGTTTTCGTACATCCGATGGAAGGGTGTCGTAAAAAATGGGTATAACCAACTGGCCATGTTTTTCCTTGCATTCTAGGATATGCACAAGCTCATCCAAACACCAAGTGGAGGAAGTGTAGTCTTTCGAGAAAATGATTACCGAAAGCTCTGATTCCTCGATTGCCTTGAGAAGGGCTGGCTCAATTTCATCTCCTCTCTTAAGCTCGTCATCAATATAGGTTGCGATTTTTTTCTCAAGTAAGGCAGCGTGAAGGTGGCTGGTGAAAGTACGGCGGGTGTCCTCACCTCTGAAACTAATAAACACATCGTTCTTTTTGGTATCATCAGCATCAGCAGGAGCAGCAGCGGATGAAGAAGAAGCAACATCCATAACCTCTAGTTTTCAGACGCAGCAAAAAGATGTAGTTGCAGAGAgattaattgttaattaaagAGAAATAATATTATGATGTTGCACGAATTAAGGAGAATTTACATAGAATTGGCTTTTGAGTACATGCACAAAGTTTCAATGAGTGAGAGATGAACGAAAGTAGAAAATGGGGCACATGATAGGCacatattttcttttaaaaactatGCTTTACAGAAagatattcatatatttgcaATCTTAACATGAACATCGTCATCTCAGCATGTAAAGCTAGTAGTACTAACCAACACCCGGCACATCAGTAGAATCAGCTACATCAGAATCAGCCGCAGGAGACGACGAAGAAAATGATCTGCAGCACTTGTACAATAGAGTCCCGATGGCGTCCATCTCTCTATTAGGTAGGTGCACAAAGTTACAAAAGCTTCAGGaggacaaaaattgaaaatttggagaGGCAAGGATTAGTCACTTTCACatacttaaaaaatatttgataaTTGATAATGCTAAACTAACCAACGCTTTCACAAAGTTACAAACGTttcgccccccccccccccccgggcgGGGGAAGGGGGGTGGACAAAAAATATTTGTCGAAATGGTTTATATGGTTTTTACACAAACAATGTTGGAGGAGAGGGGAATTAGACCTCAGAGACTGTCCCCAGATGCAATTCATGTTTATGGAAGAAACACAACAGATGCAATTGTCCTCAGATGTATTTCATGTTTATGGAAGAAACATAGCAGATGCAATTAATTGAACTGAGGTGTGTTATAAAAataggaaattgttattagcactctaaaaatctcattctaaactcaagtggatttttttttctaattataaaaagtttggagtgccaaacgatatttttggaatgccaataacaattttctaaaaataatagGAATAATATTAAAGTACTCACTAGTGAGTATTTTACATACTCACCCAATGAACAcgtgttttttgttttaaaatttcaaaaaaaataattgaactGAGGTGTGTTATAAAAataggaaattgttattagcactttaaaaatctcattctaaaCTCAAGtggatttttctttctaattataaaaagtttggagtgccaaacgagatttttggagtgctaataacaattttctaaaaataatagaaataatATTGAAGTACTCACTAGTGAGCATTTTACATACTCACCCAATGAACAcgtgttttttgttttaaaatttcaaaaaaaattagggtaaattacatagtagcccctcaagtttgaagtctattacaacctcatacaacaactttaaaacatttcacttttatacctcacgtactattttatttcaatataatacatccgttacattttccatccattaatccgttaaatgctgacgtggctgccacatttgtcccacgtggctgccaaatgtgtgccacgtggaaattttttttttttatttattttttagaaaacctgaattttctcatttatttaaaaaaaaaaaaaaaaaaaaaaaaaaaaaaaaaaaaaaaaaaacttaaaccaATCCCATCTCCCcacaacccccccccccaaaacccaGATCTCTTTTCCCCACCCTACAACCCAGATCCGTTCAGTtttcccccacccccacccacccacccaacCCACAGAGGCCTTACGCCTACCTTCCAGACTCACCTCAGTCAGAACCCGCCACTCTCATTCGGCCCCCCTTCCCGTTCGCGCTCGACGCGCCTCATCCTCCCCTCGCCCCCCTCCCCCTGGGTGCGCTTGCGACCCTCCTCACCCAGAACCCGACCCCTACCCCTACCCCCTTTATCCCTTCACCCACAATTTTCTCCTCTCTGCAACTCGAACCCTGCTTATCGTTTGACTCTGACAATGAGGTATGTATTTAATTTTGtcctttcaaattttgaattttttctgtGCTTGGTTGGTGGTGGTCTGAAAATGGAATTAGGTTTGCTAAGGGTGGGTGGGGTTACAgatgagagaagggagaaaGGGGGTGGGGTGAATAGAAGAAAAGGATTAGGGAACGTGGCGGTGGGGTGGGGGTTTGCTGGGTTTTTTTATGAGAGGAAAGGTGAAGAGAATGGAGGAGAAGGAGGTGGGTTGGGGGGGGAAGGGTGaggtttctgggtttgtttgCGGGGGTGGGGAGTTGCGGGAGGTGGGTTTCAGtttagtttgtttgttttttttttttttttaagattcaggtggttttaaaaaaaattaaattttttttttgtgccacgtggcacacatttggcaaccatgtggcacaaatgtggcagccacgttagcatttaacagattaatggatggaaaatctaacggatgtattatattgaaataaaatagtacttgaggtatgaaagtgaaatgttttaaagttgttgtatggagttgcaatagacctcaaacctgagaggttactatataatttacccaaaaaattaaTGACATGTACATTatattataaaagaaaaaaacatgtgTTAATTTATCATTAGACAAAACTAGCCATAGTTTATGATGgtaagcaaaaatgctcccaatTACtaagggagcatttttgctcatcaccataaactatggtgtatgctcaccatacacctaatcaattgacacgtgtcatttcatttaatcttggttaatttttttcaaaattgaaaaactaacatttaatgtgaaagttaactagaattaagtgaaatgacacgtgtcaattgattaaatgtatggtgagcatacaccatagtttatgatggtgagcaaaaatgctctcaATTACTAACTAAAGAGTACACAAATATTGTCCTAATAATTGTATTTTGCTTTCACAGTTTCTTAAAGATAAAAACTTAGTCAGTACCCACTTTGCTGACCCTTTGATATGGCCCACTGAAATTTTACCACatgtgtttgggttaaaactgaaCTTTAGGCCCAAAGGTGGAGTCAGCCCAACAGAAGGTCCGGATGAAACTTAGGGAGCAGGAAAAGggccacttgcttacctacccaaggaccaagtggtgtagactgatcagactgcacagcccaaaaagtactttatggtggcattacatgtaataaaattgatgagtcatcaccctcagaccgcattcgggcaaagctgttgCTACAGGGAGCCAAAccgagtcgtctataaaaggaggaagaagagacaGGAAcatggacactcaaacaaacaaacaaatgcaagccaaaactctgctcaaagctagatttgccttcaaacgaagctgtagtcagcccaagccttcatcccattcgagATAAACCTTTATCCCCCGCGGGATAGTCCTTTCTCCCAAcctctgtaatagctctgctaccttgttcaaacttgttgtagtatcgattcacttTTGTATCCTCtccccctctttctctctctttaagctttcagacctttgacaaagctgcaaagatagggacctgcaagaagATCAGCCTTAactgataaggtttaatcttgcccgaccttcttggctctgtctttgtcttttctttctttaaaagcctagtaatatgttgtatacttccagttatatacaagttgtttctagcaaaatcatGATGAAAAGGCTTCCTCAATACTtagatccgatttgaatatatattcagtgttcaaatcagatccaagtcctaagcccacgggcatgtaaatctgatcagtttaaaagtcattggcctcaaggcataaaaaaagaactttatgtggacttaacccatccacgacaatgcTTGAtaaaacgagaagtccgaagttacttggggcgcaagtaatcgacctacctcttagttttgtttctattatgtcatgattatcatagaacgcttaagtatggatggattctgataggaagcctcaaggcctacacctaaggccccacaaaggcacctatttggattcattctactCTACGGTCTAAACTGTCCGAGCACAGGAACaaactctaatgggaagcctcaaggcctacacctaaggccccacaaaggcatccatttgggtTCGTTCTACTTCTCGGACTCggataatcagaaatataatagtgACATGACTTTCACAACCAtgaagaccaaatatgatatgtccaagtactggtttagtttgacaggaagcctcaaggcctacacatgaggccccacaaaggcacctgttatatctaacacggtttctcgggcatATGAGTATTCACAACCAAAACTTGACATATATtcgacatctgccatactgaagatggcagtggcacgcctgagcacctacaaagttaatcttgattgtgagcctcaaggcctatacctaaggccccacaaaggcacctttcaaattaactatgtccttctctttcagcactgcccgacgagtcttgcccgaagagtcttgcccgagcAAGACCTGACCGACGAGACTTGCTCGACTAAGCCCGATaagaaagcagaagcccgacagcagccctcaaccggcgccaacctcccaggggagctgtgtgttCGTTTGCCAGGAAGTCATCCCCGACGGTaattcctgcgacgaacatagttttggcacgcccagtgggacataGTCTTCCAGATCTTACATGTCTGAAAGAAGAACCATAAACTTGGTAAAGATAATCCAAAGGAAGGTCTTCTCCAAATGGCAGAACAATCAGAAAATCCTTCTTCCCCATCCAGACAGGTGGTTTCAGATAGCCCGACTACATCTGAAAAATCACATGGAAAAGGGACCAATGAAGAGCTACAGGCTACAATGATCCAAGTGTTAAAGAGCATCAAAAGGATCTCCTTGGAGACGAAGGGAGAAGTGAGCAGACTCTGTATGCTTACAGGGAATCTACAAAGAAGATTGGATTTGGAGTTCTCTACTCCAAAGGGTGctcaaggaagtggaatgagTCAAGGTATCACAAGAAATGAGCCAATCATTCCCTTATTCCCACTACTAGAAGAAGGAAGGGATAGGGGAAAGAAGAAGGTGATTCCTGAAGGAAGTCAACCAGTGATAGAACCAGTCCCGGAGAATGAGTTTCCCagcttcccattattatcatttaataataggaGGCAGAGCGAACCAGAAAAAATGAGGCACGGTCTGCCAGCTATGATGGGAGGAACTAGTGAGAAGGGTACTACTACTACTATTTCAGATAAACCTCCACCCTATAGGCCACCCCCGATGGTCAGTAAAGGTGGGGGATATAACTGGAGGAAGCCCGAACCAAGGAGGGAAGTAAATGCATGCAATGACCGGAGCCCGAAGATTGAATCAGCTATCCTCGGTCATAATGATAATTTAGCCACTCAGCAATTAAGGGAGGAGTTGGCTGAGTTAAGAAGAACGGTGACTCAAAACGCCCAGCCGCGGGCTCGCCCAGTAATCAGGATTACTTACCAGAAGCCATATCCTGAATATATCGACGAGTTGAATCCATTCCCTCTCAATttcaagatgcccgcattcccAACCTTCATAGGTGAAGACAGCAGTGTGTCTTCTAGAGAccatattttcaaattctctAATCACTGTGTGGCGTATGAGGACAATCCAAACTACAAATTATGGTTGTTTGGAAATTCTTTAGCAGGGTTAGTATCTCAGTGGTATTCTCTATTGCCCTCCAACTCTATtgccaactgggggcaaatggagatggttTTCCATGAACAGTTCTATAGAATAGAGCCAGAATTGACCATCAATGATTTGGTGGAAGTAAAGCAATATGATCATGAGTCCACTGaagacttcatgatgagattCAAGAGGACAAGGATGAGATGTCAGTTCCCTGTCAACCAAGCACAACTCATATCTATTGCTCAAAGGGCTTTAAAATTACCTTTGAGAAAAAGGTTTTATGATGCATAGTTTAATGAGCTGCAAGAACTCGTGATTGCTGCCACGAAGTATGAAAGGCTGTTGCAAGAGGAACAGCAAGTGAAGCATACTTCCAAAGTCCTTCTTTTTTACAAAAGCAAGGCTACTATTCACCATGTGGAGGTGGGAGAAACCAGGCCTGAACACGAGGATGGTCATGAGGAAGAAAATATAGATGTATGTGCTGCTGAGATGACCACACCCTTCAAACCATTGACGATCAAAGGGTTAGTCCAACCTGTCAAGGATCAGAAGATcgtgatgaatgatggtggtTTCGTCTCCATGAAACCCCCAAAGTATCAGAGTTATTCATTCGATTTAACCAAGGCACCGGAGATCTACGAAGAACTGGTGCGGCAAGAGTAATTTTGCCCGACAGTGCCAAAAAGATGCTCAAACCCGAAGAAATCAGGGGGAAGAAGTATTGCAAGCTGcattataccttcaaccattttatagttaattgtgtccagtttagaGATTGGGTACAAGATCTTATAGTGAAGGGTAAGCTGCTACTTGATTCACCCCAGGCCAGTATGATGGTGGATACTAACCCTTTCCCGGAGGCTCCTATCAATATGATCAACCTCATTTTTAAGGAGACGGGGTCATAAGCTGAGTAAGAGTGCCATGAGGGGACCAGAGGACCAGGGACAGATTCTAAGGTTGTCAACAATAAAGGTGGAGAAGAAAAGCAAGTAGACAAGGGGGCAAAGAATTGCCCGAGGCCAGTTCAAACAAAGCAAAGCAGGAAGCAAATTACATATCCATTCCAATATAAAAAGGGAGTTACAAATCATTCTATTCTAAAAACTTTACATCTTTACAAAGAGTGATTATTCTAGAATGTTATGTTCGCATGATGGTAAAAATTCTATTAGGTTCGGCTAAGACAGTATGGTTGTTTACAAGTTCGGACTTGGCTTGCTCTAACTCCGAAGTTGCCTTTTTTACCCCTTCGATTTGGTGTTCAAGTTTGTTTAGAAGAAGTGCTTGTTCTGCCTTAAAGGCAATCAGTTGCTCTTCCAGCTTCTGGACTTCAGAAGAAACCACTTTAACCCTTTCCTTGGTCTGCATGCTTTCTTTCATCAGTCGGTTAACTTGGGTAGAGGAGTTTGATTCTTTCTCCATGAAGCATTTTGCCCGGTTAGCCTGTCTATTTGCTCTCTGGTATTGTTCCCTGAGAGCCCTCAAGTTCTCGAAGAATGAGAGAAAAGAATCGCGCTGAGGCTTGGACAAACGACCAGTTTTGAAAAATTCGGTTATGACCTTCTCAAGATCACAAAGAGCCTTGAGACTGAATGATGCGGTGAATTCTTTCTTTGCCCATTCCTGAAAGATTTGTTGTTCCTCTGAGGACATAGAAGTTGCTGAAGGCTGCGTTGAAGATTTCAACCGCGTCTCAAGTCGCCCGAGCGCTTCAAAGAGTTTGGGCAACTTAGCAGGATTAAAGGATGGGAAAGGTGGAGGGTCCGGCATGACAGTTCCCTCCGATAGGATAATGCCTATTGAGGAAGCAATATCTGTCTGTTTAGTCTGCTCAACTCCAGAGGGGGAAGTATCAATACCTCCAGAAGATGAATGAGGATGCGAGCGCTTTGATTTACGGGCCAATGGAGGAGAGGAAGTTTCTTTTGGAGCTTGCTACAAAAACCAAAGGATCAGGTCGAGATAAACTAAACACAagtcaaagaaagaaaatggctATGGAGAGAAAAGACCTACCTGACTCAGCCCCGGAGTTTTAACAGAGAATGTACTAACTCTTTGTTGAGGAGGAGATCCTTCACCACCAACAGGAGAAGAGAAAGCTGCGCCTGAACCTGTACCAGCATCCTGGATATATCCAAAGAAAGTAGTAATTATCAGCAAAAAGGTtacaagaaagaagaaagaagaaaattttCCTGTACCTGAGCCTGATcatgaggaggagaaggaggtcCATCAGCTGTCGGGCAAGCAAATGCATGCGAAATTGCTGCATCTGAAGTAACAGGGATCTCAGGAACTATGGGTTCCTTATCCGAGACCACTAGTGAGGGAGGTGGCTCATACACTAGAGACGGCTGCAGGAAACATGAATAGGAGTTAATTGGGTAGCAATGTGCAGAATTTCAATGAGGAAATAATAACTCACCAAAGGATCATCCTCATCCACGAAGTGTAGCATAACTCTTGTggatggatcaaattgagaatAAGGGGTCGCTTCCAGAGCAGTAGAAGAAGTCATAGATCTCAAAGGAGGTCCATGACTAGGCAAAGAAGCAGATGCACCAGcctagaaaagaaaatttttaaAGGGGAGAAAAGACTTTAGCCATTAGATTCATAAATTGGAGAGATATTCAAGAAATAGAGGGAGAAAAAGTACTTCAACAGGATTGGTCTGGGAGGAGGAAAGATTTTTCTCTCGGGTATGTTGTGGAGAAGCCTCGGGTGAAGAGAGTGTTTCCTCTCTTGCAGCCTGAGTCAGAGTAATCAAATTTAGAGTTGTATGAAAGTAAGGAAGTATACAATAATATCAGCCATACCTCGAGTTCTCGAAGGGCGGTGTTTCGCAATTTTTCAACCTTTTTAAGCATAGCAGCTCTTAGTGGTTCCTCCTTAGAAGCAAGGATTGGCCTTTTAGATGCTTGAGGTCCTGTTAATCGATAAAAGTGACGATTAGATAAAAGAAAAGGTAGCAGTTTGATATAGAAAAAAGAAACTCACTGGATGATTGTTGCTTCTTTCTGCCTGCCTCAGGAACTGGAGCAGATGGGATTGATGATTCAAGAGGAATAGTAATCCTTGCCCGCTTACTCTTTCGAGTGAGAACTGGTCGTGTGGTTGCTGGACGAGGTGCAGGATCAGGGTTTGAATCTTTAGTCATGGCTGCTTTCTTTCGCTTGGGGGCTTTAGTGATTATCCTGGGCGTTCCTTCAGCTCTTGAATCCCCAATGGATTCTGAGATATCCGTCCCCTCCCCGGCTTCTCGTTTCTCAGCCTCTACGGCAGCACCATGAAGAATTGCAGCATCAGCGGAGTCATTCTCTGATTCAATAGCTTCACATTCATTATCCACTGGAGCTGCAGAATCAAGCAAAAGTAAGGAAATATAGACATCAAAGGAGAAACAAAATCAGATGAAAGAAGATATACCTATCAGAAGTAACCGGTTTTTCTCTTTGATAATCTCCTTCCAATTTGCAAGCTCGCCCGAGCCAGGATATGATTTAAGAGAAAGCTGGCTGAAGATGCGATCGTGATTCACCTTCAAATCTCCTCCATACTTTCTAGTCCATTTATCCTCCCACTAAGATGAAAATAGCGAGGTACATTCAAAATTAAGAACAACGGAATGTCGGGCTGCTTGACTCATTACATCCAGGCTGCGTCAGGCGGCTCGGAATGTCACTTCAGTTGGGGTTTGTAACCGGAATGAGGTGCCACAATGGACAGAGTCGAAGAATGGGACAGGTATAGCTTGCCTAAATCCTAACTGCCGGCTGCAGAAGTTAGGATGGTACACCTCCAAGCCTCGATCATATCTATTGCCCCGAACCCCCCAGGCCAAGTCTCTTGGTTGAATACAGCTAATAATTTTTTCTCTACAAAAGGGGGTAGCATCCTCACCAGGGGCATCTTGGAAGGCTTGGTCAGAGAACCAAGGGTATCTCCTCAAGACTGACGCACCCCATTCCAAGTCTGATCGAGTCCTGCAGACTCTGAAAAAGTAAAAGCAGGCGAAGGTGGAATGGTCTGTAGGAGGAGCTTCTGCTAGAATTCGGGCAGGAGCCACACCCTCTGGAAACTCTAGATTGGCAGCCCGAAATTCTGGAAAATACCATTGCAGCCAAATTTGTATCATCCAGATTGGTCTGTTCAAGTTGGTCTCAAAGGGCTCATCCCgagtcattttaaaaagaatGTGATAGAGATGGGAGAGAAGGAATGGACCTGTGGCTACATCATCAAAATTGTAAAGAACCTCCACAAAGGGGATCCATTCTACCCTCACTCCCTTGGATTTGTTGGGGAAGACATGCTTGTTGAGCCAGTAAAGGAGAAAGTACATATGCTCTTGATCTTTGTCAGCCCGAGGGGAGCCTgccccaaaattttcctttacAAAAGGAATGAATCCTTTAAAGGAGGTCCCATAACTCTTGAAAGTGGCGGAGTTATAACTCAGAGGAAGGAAGGTGGTAGAAGAACTCGAGCTCCTGGTGGTAGAAGACGGAACCCAATCTTGAGTAACATCTACTATCCTGCCCGACGGCCTCAACCCGAAGACCTGGGCCATATCAAGAATGGTGGGAGACATGGGACCCATACGAAAATCGAAGGTATTTGTGCCCGTATTCCAAAAGAGGAGAGCAGAAGCAAGCAATTCGGGCTTAGGGACAATGGAAGTCTTCGAAAGCATAAGTAGTTCATAAATACCGTTGCTCATCCATTTTTGCTTGAAGAAGGGCTCTAATTCGTCAACCCACTGGGCCCAGGTAGGATCATTCATCAAAGGAAAGCCTCGACGATGTAATGATCATTTAGAAGAAGAGATGCCCGACCCAGCCAAATAGGGATTTGGGGAAAACCAGTTTCCCCTGGGCATGTTATTTTCCACTACTGAGGGGACCCAAGAAATCCAGGCAGGACCCAATGATTGTACCCCATGCGTCTCAAAGAATAGTTCAGAATGCAAACCTGCCCGCGGGCGATGCAGCCCGTTGAGTAGACGGCGTAGGGTGGCGATTCCGTCGTCGGACTCGTAAGATGGTGGGGTTTGGCTGGATCCTGAAGCCATTTGATGaagataaagaaagaagagcaaggaagaagataaaaatgcaaccttgtcgggcaacaaagaaaaatggtgGGGAGAAGTAGGGAAGTTTTTAATCGCAGAAGGATTCCTTTCTACGAAACACGGAAAATTAAGAAGTTCAATCGCGAGGTATTCGTGGGTTTAATGAGGAATCTCTTTCAAttaatattggcgcctggaattccaggtttaatatcaattgaagggggcactgtttgggttaaaactgaaCTTTAGGCCCAAAGGTGGAGTCGGCCCAACAGAAGGTCCAGATGAAACTTAGGGAGCAGGAAAAGggccacttgcttacctacccaaggaccaagtggtgtagactgatcagactgcacagcccaaaaagtactttatggtggcattacatgtaataaaactgatgagtcatcaccctcagaccgTATTCGGGCAAAGTTGTTGCTACAGGGAGCCAAAtcgagtcgtctataaaaggaggaaaaagagACAGGAAcatggacactcaaacaaacaaacaaatgcaagccaaaactctgctcaaagccagatttaccttcaaacgaagctgtagtcagcccaagccttcatcccattcgggataaacctttaTCCCCCGCGGGATAGTCCTTTCTCccaacctttgtaatagctctgctaccttgttcaaacttgttgtagtatcgattcacttTTGTATCctctcccccctctctctctaagctttcagatctttgacaaagctacaaagatagggacctgcaagaagATCAGCCTTAACtaataaggtttaatcttgcccgaccttcttggctctgtctttgtcttttctttctttaaaagcctagtaatatgttgtatacttccagttatatacaagttatttctagcaaaatcaTGATGAAAAGACTTCCTCAATACTtagatccgatttgaatatatcttcagtgttcaaatcagatccaagtcctaagcccgcgggcatgtaaatctgatcagtttaaaagtcattggcctcaaggcataaaaaaagaactttatgtggacttaacccatccacgacaatccttgataaaacgagaagtccgaagttacttggggcgcaagtaatcgacctaccttttagttttgtttctattatgtcatgattatcatagaacgcttaagtatggatggattctgataggaagcctcaaggcctacacctaaggccccacaaaggcacctatttggattcattctactCTACGGTTTAAACTGTCCGAGCACAGGAACaaactctaatgggaagcctcaaggcctacacctaaggccccacaaaggcatccatttgggtTCGTTCTACTTCTCGGACTCggataatcagaaatataatagtgACAAGACTTTCACAACCAtgaagaccaaatatgatacgtccaagtactggtttagtttgacaggaagcctcaatgCCTACATCtgaggccccacaaaggcacctattat is from Malus sylvestris chromosome 5, drMalSylv7.2, whole genome shotgun sequence and encodes:
- the LOC126621400 gene encoding disease resistance protein Roq1-like, whose product is MLMIQKSNCLGYYFEGGKNKQAITKLVTCQSFCNFVHLPNREMDAIGTLLYKCCRSFSSSSPAADSDVADSTDVPGVEVMDVASSSSAAAPADADDTKKNDVFISFRGEDTRRTFTSHLHAALLEKKIATYIDDELKRGDEIEPALLKAIEESELSVIIFSKDYTSSTWCLDELVHILECKEKHGQLVIPIFYDTLPSDVRKQRGSYALDLLEQRFQNSIDKVHKWRDALTNAANISGFDSKNYR